The genomic stretch CTTCTGAGACTGAAATCCTATATCCAGAAGACATCTTACCCTCATATACATTCAACAATTGAGGAACATCATCCCGAAATCTGATCACAAACTTCTCCAAAAACTTCCTCTCAGTCGTATGCATAAGAGTCCCTACGGCCAAGTTATTCTTAACGAAGCCCTTTGCTTGCAAAATTTGAACACAACACCGAGGGATAATTCTCTTTTCCAAGCTTAATTTTATAACAGAAGGATTTGTAGCAATATTTGCTGATGGCCAACCAATTTTGTTCACGAGGAAATCCATTGTCTTCGTGATATTCTCTTCTGAAGATAGCATACAACTTGAAAACCTTTTAAGCGCTGCGAGGGCCATGTCCTTTGACCAACCCCACCTCTTATAAAGCTCAAATCTTGATTCCTGCTTTGGTTTACTCATCTTCAATAACATCTAGATTGCCTCGACAAACGCTGTTTTCAATGGGTCGAATCTCATTTCCATTACCTGGTGGACAGCCTCAACAAACCTAGTATGCTTAATAAAAGCTGAAGAGGGATAATTAGTTACCAGGAAAGAGATTGTAGATGGAGGAGGCGCTCCAAGTTGTCTCAAAAGAGCAATGTTAGGAGCCATAGTATTCGTTACATTACTTAGAAAAGCTCGTGGTGAGcgcttgaaaaaaaataaaaagtgaataatgtgatataaaaagtgaaaaaagttagaatgttttgatattgatttttttgggaaatggtgataAACAGTAACAACGGAAAAAGGAAATGCTCTGCCAAACAAAGCTCCCTCTTTGGCAGCCTTGGAATGATCTTGTTCTTATTGTTGTCACGAGCTGCATTTCCAGCCAACTCCAGCACTTTCACACACATTTATGCACAATGACTTCATCATCAAGAACGAAAACTAGATGCTGAAATTGAAGCAGGAGAGAACAGAAAAATATCAGAAGCAAAGAAACACACCATCTCACTTCGCAATCAAACACATACTAAAATCTCCAGATTAAATAGCCATTTTGATAAGTTTTCAGAAATTTATGAAAGGTCAAACCCACatggaaaatattaaaagcTACAAAATTTCGACATGTTATCTAGGAAAAATTACCAAATGAAACAATGGGTTCGTCCAAGAAAAAATCAGCTACTATAAAAGGCAATATATCCATTTTCTGTCCTAAATTTGCAGGAAAGCAAACATACATCTAGAGCAATAAACACAAACATCAACTACCAAATTATAACACAGCCATGATTTGAGCAAAACAACCCACATCTAATTAAGCAAAATCACAGATCTGAGAGCTAGAGCAAGTAAAAgctaaaaataaagtttaaccATAGACACAAAGAGTGTGCGGTATTACTTCAGCAGCTAGGTACTCTAGCATATCAGCAGAATACTGATAggaaagaaacagaaaaaaaaaaaaaaaaatagaaatagaaacaaTACCAAGTTCTAAAGCATGCAAAAACGAAATTGAAACAAATGAATACAGCATAAATGCAAGTCAATCAGAGAAGGGCAAAACAAACAGACATAAATTAATGGAATGGGTAAACCTTGACACCAGCGATATATCAGGCGGTGTTGTCCAGAAGCTATACATATTGATCTTTGTTCTTTTTACATTGAAAGTTGAAACTGGTATCATCTTTTCGTAGAAAAGAGCAAAAGAGAGAGTGATATTTACAGTTCATAGATGCTCTCTCTACTGTTCGGAACTTCAAAATCGAGTATCCAAAACATTGAAAGAACAaacatttatcaaattttacCCAACCTATTTGATTTAAATGGAAAAatcaaatggagaaaaaaggagTCCATCGAAAACCAGATATTGGCCAACTTCAACATACATTTGGGCATGGTTTCATAGTAAAACGGGAGAAAGAAGGATtatcaacaaataaaaaaggattATCAACAACACAGGTCTATCAGCCTAGTGTTTACCCAATCTGTTCTACATTATTTTGAACCAACACCCATTATTTTTGCTATTCAACAAGAGAATACACTTCCTAGCTTACAAGCCGATTCACAGTAATAACACCTGGTCCCCTAGCTGACCTAATCAATTggtttttacatgtattttcgAGGTGTCTGATGTAAGTAAAGATTCCATTTGGAGCAAGGAGGGAATGTTTTGTCATTTTCTGTCAATTTGTCAAGATAAATTCTAAATGCAGGGCAGAACACAGTGGATTGATAACAAAGACTACATTAAGAAAAACACATTCTCAAAAAGAGTGTCAATGAACAGTGGGTCATGTCTGTCATGACTCATGAATTGCTCACAGTAGATTGATTATCGTAGTCTCTATATTCCATTAAAGAGATTCGAACAAGCATAGGAACcatcaaaaaacacaaaaccaatCACATTAAGCATATTGAGAAATACACATTCTCATGATACAATCATCTTGGCAAAGCTAGGATGTTCCATAACACTGAACAATAGGCTGTGAGAAAAAACAAATGTcataaaaatcagtcattgccTGTATTTCAGGGGTGTTTGGGAAGGGGAATTCAAACACAAGTGGTGATATGTGAGTAaggattttgtttggaatctAAAACTATGTCATAGCATAATAATTGGTACTTTTGACTTGGACATCACATTGTCCATGTAAAAACAAATGCAATGCCCAATAACTTACTATTTAGCCGGACAATACCCAATAAATTGAAAACGCTATAACTGCCAACAATGACACAAATCAAATTGGAAGTCAAAATGTTACAAGTTTTCCTTCTCAGAGTGAAATCCAATATCCAGAAGACATCTTACCCTGATATACATTCAACAATTCAGGAACATCATCCCGAAATCTTTTCACAAACTTCTCCAAAAATATCCTCTCAGTCGGCAGCAAGAAAGTCCCCACGGCCAAGTTATTCTTAACCAAACCCTTTGCTTGCAAAATTTGAACAACGTAACACCGAGGGATAATTCTCTTTTCCAAGCTTAAAGATATAACAGAAGGATGTTTAGCAATATTTGCTGATGGCCAACCAATTTTGTTCACAAGGAAATCCATTGTTTTCGTGATCTTCTCTTCTGAAGATAGCATACAATTTGGAAACCTTTTAAATGCTGCGAGGGACATGTCCTTTGACCAACCCCACCTCTTATAAAGCTCCAATCTTGATTCCAGCTTTGGTTTACTCATCTTCAATAACACTCGGATTGCCAGGACAAACACCGTTTTCATGGGATCGAATCCCATTTCCTTCACCTGGTGGACAGCCTCAACAAACTTCGTATGCTTAATAAACGCTTCAGAGGGAAAATTAATAACCAGCAAAGAGATTGTAGATGGAGGCGCTCCAAGTTGTCTCAAAAGTGCAATGTTAGGAGCCATAGTATTCGTTTCATCACATAGAAAAGACCGCGGTGAGCGCTTGAAGGTTTTCAGGACTTTCTCGTCGACAAGAAGTACACTCTTGAGGAAATCATAGCAGGGGATAAGACGTTTCTTTAAGTTGCTTTTGAACAGCAATGGGTTTGACGAGAGGATAGTAATGAGTTCAGAGCTCGAAACCCCTATGGAACGCAAAAGCTCAATCTTGGGCAAAAGGGTCTTCTCAGGATCAGATAAAAGAATCAGGGGATGAATCCTAACGATTTTGGAGATCTGGGCATTGCTGAATCCATTCTCTTTGAAAAGATTCAGCACTGAGTCTGGTCTCTCTGGGCTCTGAAATAGTACCCTATGGCTCTGGGATGCTAAAATTGCAGATTTTGTGGACAACCCACAAGAGTTTACGAGGTAAGACACTGCAAAAGAaagtttttcctcttcttctggtTTTTGATTAGATTCAGATAAACTACCTACTGATGTAAACGATTTGGCAATAAAGAAAccatttttctgaagaaaacCCAAATGGGTCCTCCTGTGTTTGAGTGGTAGTAGCTGTCTTAAACAGAGAAAACCATACATAACTGACTCACCAAAAGTTTTCCTCCGACAGCTTCAACTGGGCTCCTGTAATTCCTTCAGAGAAAACGGCCCTCTGAAGACTTCGAACTCTTCATGCGCTGCTAATCTGAGGGACCTAGCGaagttataaaaagaaaagaaaagcaaagaaaaaagcTTTATTTGTACTGGAAATATGTTGCTCGAGGACGGAAACCAACACGAACGTACAGCTATTTATATAAAAAGAGGACAGAGGAGCGAATGAAATCGACACAAA from Corylus avellana chromosome ca1, CavTom2PMs-1.0 encodes the following:
- the LOC132176549 gene encoding transcription termination factor MTERF2, chloroplastic-like; translated protein: MYGFLCLRQLLPLKHRRTHLGFLQKNGFFIAKSFTSVGSLSESNQKPEEEEKLSFAVSYLVNSCGLSTKSAILASQSHRVLFQSPERPDSVLNLFKENGFSNAQISKIVRIHPLILLSDPEKTLLPKIELLRSIGVSSSELITILSSNPLLFKSNLKKRLIPCYDFLKSVLLVDEKVLKTFKRSPRSFLCDETNTMAPNIALLRQLGAPPSTISLLVINFPSEAFIKHTKFVEAVHQVKEMGFDPMKTVFVLAIRVLLKMSKPKLESRLELYKRWGWSKDMSLAAFKRFPNCMLSSEEKITKTMDFLVNKIGWPSANIAKHPSVISLSLEKRIIPRCYVVQILQAKGLVKNNLAVGTFLLPTERIFLEKFVKRFRDDVPELLNVYQASSFRS